The Chromatiaceae bacterium nucleotide sequence TTAATGGGTTAGCAAGGTTAATGCGCCGGCGGCGCTGTATCGGCGGCGGGTGGTGAGGGATGAGCAATGAGTCAGATTCTGACGGCGGACGAAATTCATGTGTGGCTGGCGGATATTGATCAGCCACCAACATCGTTGCTGGAATTGGCGGCGACCTTAACTGCGGATGAACAGGAACGGGCGGCGCGGTTCCGCTTTCCCGAACATCAGGCGCGGTTTATCGCCGGGCGTGGCTTGCTGCGGGAATTGCTCGGCGGGTATTTGAACCGGCCGGCGGCGGCGCTGCGGTTTAGCCAGGGTTCGCATGGCAAGCCGCAGTTGGCGGGTGAAGAGGCCGCAGCCGGACTGCCCTTTAATCTGGCGCATACCGGTCATCGGCCGCTGTATGCAGTCGCTCGCCGTGAGGTGGGCGTTGATCTGGAAAAGACCGATCGGCCGGTGGATGATGCAGCGATCATCCACCGGGTTTGCGGGGCGCGGGAGTGGGCGGCGTTTCAGTCCGTGCCGCCAGCGCAGCGTCAGAATGCCTTTTTCGCTTGCTGGACCCGCAAGGAAGCCATCGCTAAAGCGCTCGGCGCCGGTTTTGCCAGTGAATGGCGAACCTTGGAGGTCTGCTTTCAGGATGGGGAACCGCCGCATGGCCGGACCAGGATGCGCGATCCATCGGGTCGGGAATGGAGCTTGATGAATCTGCTGTTGGAACCGGGCTGGATCGGGGCGGTGGCGGCAGCGGGTGCGGACTGGCGCTATCAGTTCCTTTCTCCCATTGAGCCAAATTTATACCCAAACCGGAGCGACTGAAGCGTATGGAACCCTCATTCTGGCATGAACGCTGGGAACGGGCCGAGATCGGCTTTCACCAGCAGCACATCAATGTTCACCTCCAGCAATTCTGGACCCAGTTGCAATTGCCGCCCGGTCAGCGGGTCTTTGTCCCACTCTGCGGCAAGAGTTGCGATTTGTTGTGGCTGGCGGGCGAGGGTTATCCAGTGACTGGCGTGGAAATCAGTCCAATTGCCGTTGAGGCGTTTTTTGCAGAAAACCGGTTATCGCCGCATCGGTGGCGGGAAGGCTCTTTCGAATATTGGGAGGCGGATGAAATCCGGATTCTGCTCGGGGATTTTTTCAGTCTGGAGCCGCACCATCTCACCGATTGCGTCGGGATTTATGATCGGGCTTCGCTGATTGCACTGCCGCCAGCCCTGCGCGTGCGTTATGCCGACAAACTGGGTTCGGTGTCGCCTTGCGCGAGTCGCCTGTTGCTGGTGACCATGGAATACGATCAGACGGTATTGGCCGGACCGCCTTTTGCGGTGAGTGAAACGGAAGTTCGGGCGCTGTATGAGCCGACGCATACCGTGGAATTGCTCTACACCCGCAATGCGCTGGCGGAGGAGTCACGCTGGCGGGAGCGTGGCCTCACCTGGTTGCTGGAGAAGGTCTACCGGTTGACCCGGCGCTGATCCCGACATGGAAAATCCCGGTTGTGCTGAACCGGAGCGCAAAGCCGGGGTGAAAACCCCCAGGCGTTCATTGAAAACTGATCCGTGTTAATAGGGATCGACGCATTGAAAAATCCATCACAAGGTTCTGAAGCCCCTGTCGCTCAGTTGCCTTCGCGATTGCGCGGCCTGCTGATCGGGACCGCAGTCGGCGATGCGCTGGGGTTGCCAGCGGAAGGATTGTCCCGCCGCCGGATCCAGCGTTTGTACCGAAGTCGCTGGCGGCATCGGCTGATTTTTGGACGCGGCATGATCAGCGACGATACCGAACATACGATTTTTGTCGCGCAATGCCTGCTACGCCATCCCGATTCGCCGGAGCGTTTCGCTCGCCGGTTAGGCTGGTGTTTGCGGGGCTGGCTGCTGTCGTTACCCGCCGGGATTGGTTTTGCGACCTTGCGGGCGATTGGCAAGCTTTGGCTGGGATTTCCGCCGAGCTACAGCGGGGTGTATTCCGCAGGCAACGGTCCGGCCATGCGGGTGGCGATCATCGGGGCGTTCTTTGCCCACGACGCCGAACGGCGGGCTGCCTATGTCGCCGCCTCGACCCGCATGACGCACACCGATCCGAAAGCGCTGATTGGCGCAACGGCCATCGCTGAACTGGCCGCCTGGATCGTGCGGGAACGGTTGACCGGGCCACCTCCGCTCAATGACTTTCTGGCGCTGCTGCGCCAGTGCGGCCCAGAGGATCACGGCTGGCAAGATTTGGTGGACATGATTGCCCAGGCAGCGCGGGATGGAGCGTCGGTCTCAGCACTGGCGGAACGGCTGGGACTGGCCAAGGGTGTGACCGGTTACATCTACCATACGGTTCCAGTGGTCGTTTATGCTTGGTTCCAGCAGAGCGGCGACTTCCGGGCAACGCTGACGGCGGTGCTGGACTGCGGTGGGGATACGGACACTGTCGGCGCTATTGTCGCGGCGCTGGCGGGCGCGATGGACGGAGAGGACGGCATTCCAGCGGACTGGCGGGCGGGCGTAGCCGATTGGCCGCGCTCGTTGCCGTTGCTGCGCACTCTGGGGACCCGATTGGCGATGGTGATCGCTATCGGTCAGCCCGCCGCGCCAGTGCGCTACTTTTGGCCGGCTATTCCGCTACGAAATTTGCTGTTTTTGCTGATTGTGCTGCTGCACGGTTTCCGGCGATTGTTGCCGCCGTACTGACTTGTTTCCGGAGGAGGTTTTCGATGCAATTTGAAGAACATTATGAAGATGTGCTGCAGAACATCGAATTTAGTATTGTCTCAGTCTATCGCGACCATCCGCAAATGGTCGATCACACGGCGATGCGGGCCTTGGAGGCGCTGATCGATCACTACGTCGCGCAAAAAATCGGCAGACCGCCCAAACGGTTTGCTTTGGAGGCGCTGGAAACCGTGACCTTCGACCGGATGAAGGCGATGTGCGACTGGCGGCTGGGCATCGAGCCAGGCCCGAACAATGAGATCAGAGTTAACCCGCTCACGGTCGACGAGATCCTCCAGTGCCTGAAGCGGATTTTGAAATCGGCCCATCACTGGAACAAACAGAATGGCCGGCGCGGCTATCTGGATTTCGTGGCGAAGTAGGTTCGTTAGCCGTCTGGTCTTTGCCGAACACTGCTGCAAAGCAACATTGGAGCGTATAATACCCTTGTTATATGTGTAATTATTGGCAGGTTAACTCGTTTTGCCCGATAGGCACAACCCAGTGAGGACATCCCGGTCATGGCCAACTTTATCGAATGGTCCAATGAGCTGAGCGTGGGTATCGAGGAAATCGACCTTCAGCACAAGGTGCTGGTAGATTTGCTCAACCAGATTCATGAGGCGATCCAGCAGCGGCATGGGGCGGAGATCACCACGAAAATCCTTGAAAGATTAGGCGAATACACCAGGATTCACTTCGCGGTCGAAGAGAGTCTGATGCGGATCATGCACTACCCGGAATATGAGCGGCATAAAATAGAACACGACAAACTGATTGATCAGCTCAACGGTTTTCGCGCCAAGCTGGCGTCGGGCAAGATTTCGATCAGTTTTGAGCTGGCGCATTTTCTCAAGGTCTGGCTGACCAAGCACATCATGGAAACCGACAAGTACTATGTTCCGTATTTTCTGGGGCAGGGCATCAGGCCGGAATTGGCCAAGGCCTCCTGGGTAAAAAAGCTGTGGGGTTCATTGAGCGGTTCCTGAACCCGTGACCGCTGGCACCGGCCTTCGCCGCCTTGCGCACGATTTTCAACAGCCTCCGATCTTGAGAGCGAACCGGGCTACGGCAACATGATGGCCCGGTTGCTAAACGACGCAGGGGGCCCGGCTGGAGATACGGCAGTTGAACAGCGAACCGGCAAGACTGCCGGTTCGCTGTCAGTGGCTCATTCGAACTCGATGATCGCCTGATCGACCGCCAGACTGTCGCCCGGAGTCGCCATAATCTTGGCGACCTTGGCGTCGTGATCGGCTCGCAACACGTTTTCCATCTTCATCGCTTCAATCACCGCCAACTCTTCGCCGGCCTTGACCTCCTGACCGATTTGCACCGCGACCTTGGTCAACAGGCCCGGCATCGGCGACAGCAGATACTTGGACATATCTGCAGCGGCTTTTTCGGGCATCAGCACCTGTAGCGCCGCCACTGTGGGCGACAACACCATGACGTCAGCCTGCGATCCCCAGTGGAACAACCGGTAGATCATGTCGCGGCGCTCGACCTGGATGCAAATCTCGGCGCCGTTCAATGTTCCCTTGAACAGCGGTTGTCCGAATTGCCAGTTGCTGCGGACCTGATAGGTCTCGCCCATGTACGCTACATCGTAACCGCCGACGGCGGGTTCGACATGGGTCGGGTACTGCTGACCACCCATCAATACCACCCAGTCAGTTTTGACCTTGCGCTCGTGGCCAAGCAATTGGCCGCTGGTGCGTGCGGCGCGGTCCATATAGCGGCGATGAATGAAGGCCGCTACCGAGATCAACAACGCCGGATCGTCATGCGGCACGTCGGCGGCGTGGAAGCCGTGCGGGTACTCTTCGGCGATCATGTTGGTGCTGATCCGCCCGGTCATGAACCGGGTATGCACCATCAGCGCCGCCAGGAAGCTGATGTTGTGCGCCACGCCGCGAATGAAAAACTCATTCAAGGCGTCCCGCATGTGGGCGATGGCCCGGTCGCGGGTCGAGCCATAAGTGATCAGCTTGGCGATCATCGGGTCGTAATACATCGACACTTCGCCGCCTTCGTAGACGCCAGTGTCGACCCGCACCACTTCGCTTTCCTTCGGCGGCAGGTACTTGACCAGCCGGCCAATCGAGGGCAGGAAATTGCGGAACGGGTCTTCCGCATAAACCCGCGATTCAATCGCCCAACCTTCAGCTTGACATCCCCTGGGTGAAGTGGCAGCGTCTCGCCCGCCGCAACCCGGATCATCAGCTCCACCAAATCCAGCCCGGTGATGTACCGGTGACCGGATGCTCCACCTGCAAGCGGGTGTTCATCTCCAGGAAATAGAAGTTGCGCTTGGAATCGACGATGAACCCGACCCACCGCCCGGGCCAGCGCCACCGCCTGTTCGCCCATCGCCCGCCGGGTGATTTCATCCAGGAACGGGGACGGCGCTTCTTCGATCACCTTCTGATGACGGCGTTGCAGCGAGCATTCGCGCTCGCCCAGATAGACAATATTGCCGAAGCTGTCGCCCATCACCTGAATTTCGATGTGGCGCGGTTCTTCGATGCTTCGATGAAGACGCGATCATCGCCGAACGAGGAACGGGCTTCGTTGCTGGAGCGTTCAAAACCATCAAGACATTCGGCATCGTTCCAGGCGACCCGCATGCCCTTGCCGCCGCCGCCGGCGCTGGCCTTGATCATCACCGGATAACCGATGCCCGCCGCAATCTCGACCGCCTCTTTGGCGTCCTTGATCACTTCGGTGTAGCCGGGCACGGTGCTGACCCCGGCTTCCTTGGCCAGTTTCTTGGAGGTGATTTTGTCGCCCATCGCGTTGATGGCTTTCACCTTGGGCCGATGAACGCGATCCCTTCCTTTTCCAGCGCCTCGCAGAACGCGGCGCGTTCGGACAGGAAACCGTAGCCGGGATGCACCGCTTCGGCTCCCGTGTCCTTACAGGCCTGGATAATGCGCTCCATCACCAGATAGCTTTGGGCGGTCGGCGGCGGGCCGATCAATACCGCTTCATCAGCCATTTCCACATGCAGCGCGTCCCGGTCCGCCTCGGAATAGACGGCGACGGTCTTGATGCCCATCTTGCGGGCGGTTTTAATCACGCGGCAGGCAATTTCGCCACGGTTCGCAATCAAAATTTTCTTGAACATGCGCCTCCCCCTTACAGCGGAATGTTGCCGTGCTTACGCCACGGATTTTCGAGTTCTTTGTCCCGCAGCATCGCCAGGGAGCGGCAGATGCGCTGGCGGGTGCCGTGGGGCATGATCACGTCGTCAATAAACCCGCGATGACCGGCAATGAATGGATTGGCGAATTTCTTGCGATATTCCTCGGTGCGATCGGCAATCTTGGCGGCGTCGCCGATGTCCTGCCGGAAGATGATTTCCACCGCGCCCTTCGGCGCCCATCACCGCGATTTCAGCGGTCGGCCAGGCGAAATTGACATCGCCGCGCAGGTGCTTGGAACTCATCACGTCATAAGCGCCGCCGTAGGCCTTGCGGGTGATGAGCGTGACCTTGGGAACGGTGCATTCCGCGTAGGCGTAGAGCAGTTTGGCGCCGTGCTTAATGATGCCGCCGTATTCCTGGGCGGTGCCGGGCATAAAGCCGGGCACGTCAACCAGAGTGATGATCGGGATGTTGAAGGCGTCGCAAAACCGCACGAAGCGGGCGGCCTTGATCGAGGACTTGATGTCCAGACAACCGGCCAGCACCATCGGCTGATTGGCGACGATGCCGACCGGCCAGCCGTCCATCCGGGCGAAGCCGGTGATGATGTTCTTGGCGTTTTCCGGCTGCACCTCGAAGAAATCCACGTCGTCCACGACCTTCAGGATCAGTTCCTTCATGTCGTAGGGCTTGTTGGGATTATCGGGGATCAGGGTGTCGAGCGAAAAATCTTCCCGATCGGCAGGATCGGGCGTGGGTCGGTGCGGAGGCTTTTCCTTATTATTCGGCGGCAGGAAGTTGATAAACCGCCGCAGCATCAGCAAAGCTTCGATGTCGTTTTCAAATGCCCGGTCGCATACCCCGGATTTGGTGGAGTGAGCTATGGCTCCACCGAGTTCTTCAGCGGTGACTTCTTCATGGGTGACGGTCTTCACCACTTCCGGCCCGGTCACGAACATATAAGACGTGTCCCGACCATGAAGATGAAGTCGGTCATTGCCGGCGAATACACCGCGCCGCCAGCGCATGGCCCCATGATCACGGAAATTGCGGAATCACGCCTGACGCCATGACATTGCGCTGGAAAGACGCTGGCGTAACCAGCCAGCGAGTCCACGCCTTCCTGGATGCGAGCGCCGCCGGAGTCATTCAGGCCGATCACCGGTGCGCCGACCTTGATGGCGTGATCCATGATTTTGCACATCTTTTCAGCGTGTGCTTCGGACAGAGAGCCGCCAAATACGGTGAAGTCCTGGCTGAATATGAACACGAGCCGGCCACTGATCGTGCCGCAGCCGGTCACAACGCCATCACCGGCGTGCTGGGTGTCGGCCATGCCGAAATCAGTGCAGGCGGGATGCTTCAACGAACATATCCCATTCTTCAAAACCTACCGGGTCGAGCAGGACTTCGATGCGCTTCGCGGGCGCTGAGCTTGCCGCGCTTGTGCTGCGCGTCGATGCGGCGCTGCCTGCCACCCGCCGGGCGGCGGCGCGTTTTTGTTCCAATGGTGAATAATGTCATGCATGAACGCTCTCTCCTTACGGATATCGGGCGCCGCCAGCGAACCGGCGGCGGTGGGAGCTGGAAGGTTCGTCCTGGTGACAGGACAAACCAGACGAAAAAGCGGGAAGGCGTAGTCAAGGTTTGATGAGTTGATGTTTTGTCAGGAGTTTGGCGGTAGCGCAAGGGTGTGAACCGCCAGCCTTAGCTTCACCAGTCATAATAAGGTTTTTAGGCATTTCGCGCTATGCGCCACCGGATATTTTCGCGGGATCCCGCCATTGGCCCTGGTGGTCCCCTCGGTTGAAAAATTTAGGATGACCGCGCATTCCTTATTCCCGCAAGCACTTGCCTTATCAACGCCTTGTCCGTAATCTTGCGCGCTTTCCCAATCAGGAGCACATCGGTCGTGTCGAGCCAGAACCAGCAGATCATGTTCGTCTTTCCGGGACAGGGTTCCCAGTACATCGATGGGCAGCGACCTGATCCGGGATTTTCCGTCCGCTCAGCGGCGCTACGAGCAAGCCAACGACCTTTTGGGCTATGACTTGGTCAAGCTTTGCCAGGAAGGACCGGAAGAGCAACTGCGCCTGACCCGCCACACTCAGCCTGCCTAACTGCGCTCACCCACTCGCTGGTCTGTCTGGAGATCTTCCGCGAACTGACTGATGACCAGGCGCAACCGGTGCTGACCGCCGGCCACAGTCTCGGTGAATATTGTGCTCTGTGGCTGCCTGGGGGTCCGATTTGCCACCGCGCTGCGCGCCCGGTTCAGCAGCCGCGGCGAGTGTATGGGGACTATGCGGTGATGGTGAAATGCTGGCTTTCCCGCTGCACCTTGACAATGTGCGGCCTCTGGCTGAAAAGCATTTCTGCGCCATCGCCGCCTGCAACCTGTCCGATCAGACGGTGGTCGGCGGGCGTGGTCCCGACCTCGACCGGCTCGCTGAAGACGCGCTGACCCACTTTCCGCGCAAGAAACCGACCCGACTCAAGACCGAAGGCGCATTTCACACCTTTTCTATGATCACTGCGGCGCTGCATTTTCGCGCGACGCTGGATGCCGCCGAGATGAAAACCCCTGCAATTCGGGTGTTGTCGAACTTCACCGGAACCCATCACGATCCTGACCCGGCAGCGATCAAGACCCGGCTGTTTTTCCAGTTATTTCACCCGGTCAACTGGATCGGCAATCTGGAGACCGCTTTTCACGACGAAATTGCCACGATTGTTGAATTTGGCGGTGGCCTAGGCAGCGGCCCCAGCCCTGAAGACAAGCGCCCTAATCTGGAAAGCATGGTCAAGAAGGCGCTGCGCGGCTCTGATTACAGCGTTCACTACCATGCCGCGATCAACAGCCAGACCCTGCGCGACACAGCCAATGCGCTGCGGCCATGACCCGTCAGACGGTTTCGCAAGCTCAACGCGCTCGCCGCTTTCTCAACCAGGAAGCACTGAAGCGATCACATCGTCGTTGTGATCTGATTCGGGTTGTCCCCGAAGAAGGACCTGTATCCGACGCGCCGCGAACCGGTGATGCGTCGGCGTCACCGTCCAATGGAACGGTGATTGAGTTATCCACTGGATAATGGCGGACCTTCATGCCCTGATGAACTTTTCTTGACAGGGGTGTTTGGGTCGTTATAATTCGCGGCTCGCTCAAGTGAGACGCGAGCGGAGCGGAAAGGGAAGAGCAGGGAGGGTTTACAAAGGGAAGAGGTCACGTTATAGTAGCGGTCTTGTCGCCGTTGGGCGGGAAGGAAAAGGCTCCTTAATAAAGTGGATCGAGTGATTGAGGAGGAGGCTTGTGGCCTTGGAAAAGGTAGACAAGCGGACTCCAAGCTTCCGCAAGGGAGCGAACAGACGCTTTGCAAGAGTAAAGAGCAGATTGTCAGAATTAAACTGAAGAGTTTGATCCTGGCTCAGATTGAACGCTGGCGGCATGCCTAACACATGCAAGTCGAACGGGGGCAGCAATGCCCTAGTGGCGGACGGGTGAGGAACGCGTAG carries:
- a CDS encoding 4'-phosphopantetheinyl transferase superfamily protein, translated to MSQILTADEIHVWLADIDQPPTSLLELAATLTADEQERAARFRFPEHQARFIAGRGLLRELLGGYLNRPAAALRFSQGSHGKPQLAGEEAAAGLPFNLAHTGHRPLYAVARREVGVDLEKTDRPVDDAAIIHRVCGAREWAAFQSVPPAQRQNAFFACWTRKEAIAKALGAGFASEWRTLEVCFQDGEPPHGRTRMRDPSGREWSLMNLLLEPGWIGAVAAAGADWRYQFLSPIEPNLYPNRSD
- a CDS encoding thiopurine S-methyltransferase; this encodes MEPSFWHERWERAEIGFHQQHINVHLQQFWTQLQLPPGQRVFVPLCGKSCDLLWLAGEGYPVTGVEISPIAVEAFFAENRLSPHRWREGSFEYWEADEIRILLGDFFSLEPHHLTDCVGIYDRASLIALPPALRVRYADKLGSVSPCASRLLLVTMEYDQTVLAGPPFAVSETEVRALYEPTHTVELLYTRNALAEESRWRERGLTWLLEKVYRLTRR
- a CDS encoding ADP-ribosylglycohydrolase family protein, with the translated sequence MPSRLRGLLIGTAVGDALGLPAEGLSRRRIQRLYRSRWRHRLIFGRGMISDDTEHTIFVAQCLLRHPDSPERFARRLGWCLRGWLLSLPAGIGFATLRAIGKLWLGFPPSYSGVYSAGNGPAMRVAIIGAFFAHDAERRAAYVAASTRMTHTDPKALIGATAIAELAAWIVRERLTGPPPLNDFLALLRQCGPEDHGWQDLVDMIAQAARDGASVSALAERLGLAKGVTGYIYHTVPVVVYAWFQQSGDFRATLTAVLDCGGDTDTVGAIVAALAGAMDGEDGIPADWRAGVADWPRSLPLLRTLGTRLAMVIAIGQPAAPVRYFWPAIPLRNLLFLLIVLLHGFRRLLPPY
- a CDS encoding hemerythrin family protein, with amino-acid sequence MANFIEWSNELSVGIEEIDLQHKVLVDLLNQIHEAIQQRHGAEITTKILERLGEYTRIHFAVEESLMRIMHYPEYERHKIEHDKLIDQLNGFRAKLASGKISISFELAHFLKVWLTKHIMETDKYYVPYFLGQGIRPELAKASWVKKLWGSLSGS
- a CDS encoding ACP S-malonyltransferase, with amino-acid sequence MLAFPLHLDNVRPLAEKHFCAIAACNLSDQTVVGGRGPDLDRLAEDALTHFPRKKPTRLKTEGAFHTFSMITAALHFRATLDAAEMKTPAIRVLSNFTGTHHDPDPAAIKTRLFFQLFHPVNWIGNLETAFHDEIATIVEFGGGLGSGPSPEDKRPNLESMVKKALRGSDYSVHYHAAINSQTLRDTANALRP